The Acetomicrobium flavidum genome window below encodes:
- the arsM gene encoding arsenite methyltransferase, which translates to MSEDIKKQIRHFYGKLAKNAKKGNSCCCSGSCCGPIANAPLIYGEEFLEGLPEEALAASQGCANPLVFADLKEGDVVLDLGSGGGIDAFLAAKIVGDSGKVYGLDMTDDMLALAEENRKKAGLMNVEFIKGYIEDIPLPDESVDVVISNCVVNLSEDKEKVFREIYRVIKKGGHLSIADIVTLKEVPDSVRQMTDLWVSCIAGSMPVDELNKTLAHVGFKDITISVEHVYSKDVIKSMLGDEAKTDSVDFDLLDGAFGSAVIKAVK; encoded by the coding sequence GTGAGTGAAGACATAAAAAAGCAGATACGACATTTTTACGGAAAGTTAGCAAAGAATGCAAAAAAGGGAAATTCCTGCTGCTGCAGCGGCTCATGCTGCGGGCCCATCGCAAACGCACCGCTCATTTACGGCGAAGAGTTTCTTGAGGGACTGCCCGAGGAAGCCTTGGCGGCATCTCAGGGGTGTGCCAATCCGCTGGTATTTGCCGATCTAAAGGAAGGCGACGTGGTGCTCGATTTGGGAAGCGGCGGCGGCATCGACGCATTCTTGGCAGCAAAGATCGTCGGAGACAGCGGAAAGGTTTACGGCCTTGACATGACGGACGACATGCTTGCCCTCGCCGAGGAAAACCGGAAAAAGGCGGGGCTTATGAATGTGGAGTTTATTAAAGGCTATATCGAAGATATCCCCCTGCCCGATGAATCCGTCGACGTGGTCATTTCAAACTGCGTCGTAAACCTGTCGGAGGACAAGGAGAAGGTCTTCAGGGAAATCTACAGGGTCATAAAGAAGGGCGGCCACCTGTCCATAGCAGACATAGTTACGTTAAAGGAGGTGCCCGACAGCGTCAGACAGATGACAGATCTTTGGGTGTCATGCATAGCCGGCTCCATGCCCGTCGACGAATTGAACAAAACGCTCGCCCACGTCGGCTTTAAGGACATCACGATATCCGTGGAACACGTATATAGCAAAGACGTGATAAAGTCCATGCTTGGAGACGAGGCAAAGACCGATTCTGTCGACTTCGACCTCCTTGACGGGGCCTTCGGCAGCGCCGTGATAAAAGCCGTTAAATAA
- a CDS encoding O-antigen ligase family protein → MNDSLVKTPSWPASLIAFGFYFSLFFDPWGPIPRYLGWLFCIIGIVGMFILRSPQLRRPVLDPAVKIIIYVMIIWSVFTTLLNFYGWYHFGKGISNPLEAVFGIWLTAFVVSKEGTGRLQKVWWASSVLIFVACILQAVNLLNFSVFSHHNTLGLYAVVTLPMSLNFAVRRYDSRLLNVFSSLTVVLNLIALFLSFSSGPWLVGGIEILLFLIIARPGKYGLFKGLLIPLLITAILGFSFALSQPTYLDLFKREISQLISFSGDFSKFTTNRTRIWEKTAHLISQKPITGWGWIRYKTLFLKSNFEAIPGVGIPVEPHNMYIQLLTYGGFPLLIIVVGLMLRGAWLAWRKFKSCKGENKYLYAAVLATILAILVYSMGGSVFAARQKIGFLFWALYGIAVALPGRGKGEV, encoded by the coding sequence ATGAATGACTCCCTTGTCAAAACCCCTTCGTGGCCGGCGTCTTTGATCGCTTTCGGGTTTTATTTTTCCCTCTTTTTCGATCCCTGGGGTCCCATCCCCAGGTATTTGGGATGGCTTTTTTGCATCATCGGGATAGTCGGCATGTTTATCCTTCGAAGCCCACAGCTTCGCAGGCCGGTTTTGGACCCTGCGGTTAAAATCATTATATACGTGATGATAATATGGTCTGTTTTTACCACGCTGCTTAACTTTTACGGATGGTACCATTTTGGCAAGGGGATATCAAACCCTTTGGAGGCCGTCTTTGGCATATGGCTGACGGCGTTCGTCGTGTCTAAAGAGGGGACGGGGCGTCTTCAAAAGGTGTGGTGGGCTTCGAGCGTCCTGATATTCGTAGCCTGTATTTTGCAGGCAGTGAACTTGCTTAACTTTAGCGTCTTTTCTCATCACAACACCCTTGGTTTGTACGCCGTCGTGACCCTTCCCATGTCACTTAACTTTGCGGTTCGAAGATACGACAGCAGGCTGCTAAACGTCTTTTCTTCTTTGACGGTTGTCCTTAATTTAATAGCGCTCTTTCTAAGTTTCAGCTCCGGTCCCTGGCTGGTGGGCGGGATAGAAATATTGCTTTTCTTGATAATAGCCCGTCCCGGGAAATACGGCTTATTTAAGGGGTTATTGATTCCCCTTTTAATTACGGCCATTTTGGGATTTTCGTTTGCTTTAAGTCAACCTACTTACCTTGACCTATTTAAACGAGAGATATCTCAATTGATATCTTTCTCGGGGGATTTCTCGAAATTTACCACCAATCGCACCCGCATATGGGAAAAAACGGCGCATTTGATCTCCCAAAAGCCCATTACGGGATGGGGGTGGATTAGATACAAGACCTTGTTTTTGAAGAGTAATTTTGAAGCGATACCAGGAGTAGGCATTCCCGTAGAGCCTCACAACATGTACATTCAGCTGCTGACTTATGGAGGTTTTCCGCTTCTTATCATCGTCGTGGGCTTGATGCTGCGCGGTGCATGGCTTGCCTGGAGAAAATTTAAAAGCTGCAAAGGCGAAAATAAGTATCTTTACGCTGCAGTCCTTGCCACAATATTGGCTATCTTGGTCTATAGCATGGGAGGAAGTGTCTTTGCCGCCAGACAAAAGATCGGATTCCTCTTCTGGGCCTTGTATGGCATCGCCGTGGCACTGCCGGGAAGGGGCAAAGGTGAGGTTTAA
- a CDS encoding polysaccharide biosynthesis protein — translation MKAFRRNCALKLSVDWFLSCVLCVLLAFYLRFEGSAFAYVHLIFPYMFVSTAALFVAEFIWRLPLRSWRSTGIPDLMALLKAMIFFGLSVSGLCFVGGTTFRVPRSIPIIHAFLSMLALGGVRMSFRCFCEHRGHQISGQCNEAKNVLIIGAGEAGTMIAREMLRHPEAGLKPIGFLDDDPAKKGIRILNLPVFGPIASLPEEVERHNIQEVLIAIPSGDGRLVRRIVDLSHKVNVSYRIIPGVYQVLSGAVSISQIRKVDIEDLLGRKPIKLDIDAISKYLRGKRILVTGAGGSIGSEIVRQVACFDPEFMVLLGRGENSLFELELEIKASFPDLKYKLIIADVQNRQKLESVFKEIRPQVVFHAAAHKHVPMMEENVDQAIINNVGGTKNVAELALKWGVERFVNISTDKAVNPTSVMGASKRIAEMVVRYIASKAKPGHTFVSVRFGNVLGSRGSVIPIFKRQIAGGGPVTVTHPEIKRYFMTIPEAAQLVLEAAALPYNGKVYVLDMGEPVKIKDLAEDLIKLSGFTPYEDIDIVYTGLRPGEKLFEELLTAEEGTVPSPHEKIFIANQNDIDESFCEKLDYLLKVAHEGDVEEIIATIKSIVPNFRVDKEKVALSDRITIKNI, via the coding sequence ATGAAGGCCTTTCGGAGAAATTGTGCGTTGAAGTTATCTGTTGATTGGTTTCTTTCTTGTGTTTTATGTGTTTTGCTGGCTTTTTATTTGCGGTTTGAAGGTAGCGCCTTCGCTTATGTACATTTGATATTTCCTTATATGTTTGTGTCTACGGCGGCTTTATTCGTTGCTGAATTTATCTGGCGACTCCCCCTGCGTTCTTGGCGAAGCACGGGAATACCGGATCTGATGGCGTTATTAAAGGCCATGATATTTTTTGGTCTATCCGTTTCTGGGTTATGTTTCGTCGGTGGTACGACATTTCGGGTGCCGCGGAGCATCCCCATTATACATGCCTTTCTATCGATGCTTGCTTTAGGCGGGGTGCGGATGTCTTTTAGATGTTTCTGCGAGCATCGAGGTCATCAGATCTCAGGCCAATGTAACGAAGCTAAAAATGTATTGATAATTGGCGCCGGTGAGGCAGGAACGATGATTGCCCGCGAGATGCTTCGTCATCCCGAGGCAGGACTGAAGCCCATCGGTTTCTTGGATGACGACCCAGCAAAGAAGGGCATCAGGATATTAAATCTTCCCGTCTTTGGCCCCATTGCCTCCTTACCCGAAGAGGTAGAGAGGCACAACATACAGGAGGTTTTAATAGCAATACCTTCCGGTGATGGTCGCCTTGTGCGGCGAATTGTGGATTTGTCTCATAAAGTCAACGTCTCTTATCGAATTATCCCGGGAGTTTATCAGGTCCTTTCCGGAGCCGTCTCCATATCGCAAATTCGTAAGGTGGACATAGAAGATCTACTTGGCAGGAAACCTATTAAGCTCGATATTGACGCCATATCGAAATATCTAAGGGGCAAACGCATCCTCGTGACGGGGGCGGGGGGATCCATAGGATCTGAGATCGTCAGGCAGGTTGCGTGTTTCGACCCTGAATTTATGGTTCTTCTTGGAAGGGGTGAAAACAGCTTATTTGAGCTTGAACTTGAGATCAAAGCTTCATTTCCGGACCTCAAGTATAAATTGATCATCGCGGATGTTCAGAATCGTCAAAAGCTTGAAAGCGTCTTTAAGGAAATTAGACCTCAAGTAGTGTTTCACGCTGCAGCACATAAACACGTTCCCATGATGGAAGAAAATGTTGACCAGGCCATAATAAACAACGTAGGCGGCACAAAAAACGTAGCTGAGTTGGCGCTAAAATGGGGTGTAGAGCGTTTTGTAAACATCTCGACGGACAAGGCCGTTAACCCAACATCCGTCATGGGAGCCTCGAAGCGCATCGCCGAGATGGTCGTGCGCTACATCGCTTCAAAGGCAAAGCCAGGGCACACCTTCGTTTCGGTGAGATTTGGGAATGTCTTGGGAAGCAGAGGCAGCGTAATTCCCATATTCAAGCGTCAGATAGCAGGGGGTGGGCCAGTAACAGTGACGCATCCTGAGATAAAACGTTACTTCATGACCATCCCTGAGGCCGCACAGCTCGTTTTGGAAGCCGCGGCATTGCCATATAACGGAAAAGTCTACGTCCTAGATATGGGCGAGCCCGTTAAAATCAAAGACCTGGCGGAAGATCTCATTAAGCTGTCAGGATTTACGCCCTACGAAGACATCGATATAGTTTACACGGGATTAAGACCAGGGGAGAAGCTTTTCGAGGAGCTATTGACGGCAGAGGAGGGTACCGTACCGTCACCCCATGAGAAGATCTTCATTGCCAATCAAAACGACATCGACGAAAGCTTTTGCGAGAAGCTCGATTATTTACTTAAGGTAGCTCATGAAGGGGATGTTGAAGAAATCATAGCCACGATAAAATCGATCGTTCCCAATTTTAGAGTCGATAAAGAAAAAGTTGCCCTGTCAGACAGGATCACTATAAAGAATATCTAA
- a CDS encoding GumC family protein, which yields MENEQKQDGQKSIPGGQASAPEAQYKASYEEDEIDLLDLALVLVKHKRLIIATAFLAGLVALILGFIMTPIYRAETHLVPPQSLAGQLPASILSMIPPEFRTLAIQSGAIKTTADLVVGITKSRTVVDSIIDKFNLMDYYHAEKRDAARSAFSKAISAKVDEKTSLITIAIEDKDPVMAADMTNAIVDVLQDLLQDLALTQVSQQRLFLENQLKRAHHNLIQAEEDFQKYQMESGLLNVDVQTQALMDSIARIQAQIAVKEVELKAAKTYATVQNPQVKRLQAELAGLKGELKKLEAKAGGGPNPIPVFKEIPKAGIEYARKLRDLKFQETLYETLLKQYQAAVMAEASEGLVIQVVDPAVPPELKVKPQRKLMIIVAGFLGLFVGIFAAFVKEFIDNSSKNQESAEKMALLKSYLRRI from the coding sequence TTGGAAAATGAACAGAAACAGGACGGCCAAAAGTCGATTCCCGGAGGGCAAGCATCTGCACCTGAAGCTCAATACAAAGCTTCATATGAGGAAGACGAAATAGACCTGCTCGACCTGGCATTGGTCTTGGTCAAGCATAAAAGGTTGATAATCGCTACAGCCTTTCTGGCGGGCTTGGTTGCCTTGATACTGGGGTTTATAATGACGCCTATTTATAGGGCAGAAACTCACCTTGTGCCGCCACAATCGCTTGCCGGGCAACTTCCTGCTAGCATATTGTCGATGATCCCCCCGGAGTTTCGAACATTGGCCATTCAGTCCGGCGCCATAAAGACAACGGCTGACTTAGTTGTGGGCATTACAAAAAGTCGCACCGTAGTTGACAGTATAATTGATAAATTTAACCTAATGGATTACTATCATGCCGAAAAAAGAGATGCTGCACGTTCTGCCTTCTCCAAAGCAATAAGCGCTAAGGTCGATGAGAAGACAAGTCTAATAACAATTGCTATCGAGGATAAAGATCCAGTCATGGCTGCAGATATGACTAACGCTATTGTCGATGTGCTTCAAGACTTGCTTCAAGACCTGGCGTTAACTCAAGTATCTCAACAACGCCTTTTCCTGGAAAATCAACTCAAACGCGCACACCACAACTTAATACAGGCAGAAGAAGATTTTCAAAAGTATCAAATGGAGTCAGGGCTTCTTAACGTAGATGTTCAAACACAGGCATTGATGGATTCCATTGCAAGGATACAGGCCCAGATAGCCGTCAAGGAGGTAGAATTAAAGGCGGCTAAAACATACGCAACTGTTCAAAATCCACAGGTTAAACGATTGCAGGCAGAGCTGGCCGGGCTTAAAGGCGAGCTTAAAAAGCTTGAGGCTAAGGCTGGGGGTGGTCCAAATCCTATACCCGTCTTTAAAGAGATCCCCAAAGCAGGCATAGAGTATGCACGTAAGCTTCGTGATCTAAAGTTTCAGGAGACCTTATACGAAACTTTGCTGAAGCAATACCAAGCCGCCGTCATGGCCGAAGCAAGCGAGGGACTGGTCATCCAAGTAGTCGATCCCGCCGTTCCACCTGAGCTTAAGGTGAAGCCACAACGCAAGCTAATGATCATCGTTGCCGGCTTTCTTGGGCTTTTCGTCGGGATATTTGCCGCCTTCGTCAAGGAATTTATAGACAACTCTTCAAAAAATCAAGAAAGCGCCGAGAAAATGGCGCTGCTTAAGTCTTACCTTCGAAGGATTTAA
- a CDS encoding SLBB domain-containing protein, with protein MYRRMWKFAFIWSFVFIMFMCASPMAFEAQAQEGSVSAPGGSVQAPGSAPAQGSPGLPSNLQNIQNILQNAAPAQEAPAVQPGETTAPQEETPAEAPTQAPVEVGEQMTPEAFSALSDAQLDQLFLNTPASQVMRMLPRFGTNFFRQAPSTFAPVTAVPVGPDYVIGPGDEIRISIWGMIEGQWSVTVDRDGNLNLPQAGVIGAAGLTFAQLQEAIKKEYSRYYTNFDLNVTMGQLRTILVYVVGNARRPGAYTVSSLATLVNALLVSGGPSNTGSMRNIEVRRNGKVITTFDMYDMLLKGDTANDIRLMPGDVIFIGEVGPLVGVVGNVKRPGLYEIKERIKLGDLIDMAGGLTGQSFKGRVQIMRVEDRRYLTLVEGDLDTLGADFMQKFAVQDGDIVRLFPVARSTSTARITGPVATPGEYAIEPGITRLSEVISRAGGLSYMASNQAEITRVTVTQQGPVTQHLLVDLEKAMKGDPKNDIPLEMNDYIFVRAVPEWDLYATVTISGEVKYPGTYTIKKGETLSDLIERAGGYTSRAFLQGAIFTRESVRISQQQSINEMVQRLERELYTASTAGVASSLTSEDARLVEMETQQKRRMLDVLRQTRATGRVVIRLEDPPTLLKKTPYDLVLEEGDRLHIPREAQTVNVAGNVLNPSSFVYEPYTTYEYYIQKAGGYGTNADRGKVYILKADGSAVRVGHLKKPSYLERGDTIIVPEKIQVVSDLRRTSDLIDIVYKTAISAAVIVDALDSND; from the coding sequence ATGTACCGTAGGATGTGGAAGTTTGCTTTTATTTGGTCCTTCGTTTTTATCATGTTTATGTGCGCCTCGCCAATGGCCTTCGAAGCGCAGGCCCAAGAAGGTTCCGTAAGCGCACCGGGAGGATCGGTCCAAGCACCTGGCAGTGCGCCTGCGCAAGGATCTCCCGGATTGCCATCTAACCTTCAAAATATTCAAAACATATTGCAGAACGCCGCACCCGCGCAGGAAGCTCCAGCGGTACAGCCTGGTGAAACCACGGCTCCCCAGGAAGAAACTCCGGCTGAAGCCCCCACACAGGCTCCCGTTGAAGTAGGAGAACAGATGACGCCAGAGGCCTTCAGCGCGCTTTCAGACGCTCAGTTAGACCAGCTTTTCTTAAACACCCCCGCATCCCAGGTGATGCGAATGCTACCCCGCTTTGGCACCAACTTTTTCAGGCAAGCCCCTTCGACGTTTGCGCCCGTTACGGCGGTGCCCGTGGGGCCGGATTATGTTATTGGTCCGGGTGACGAAATCCGCATCTCCATATGGGGCATGATAGAAGGGCAATGGAGCGTTACCGTTGATCGTGACGGCAACCTAAACCTTCCTCAAGCCGGTGTCATTGGAGCGGCTGGTTTGACCTTCGCTCAACTGCAGGAGGCGATAAAGAAGGAATACTCCCGCTACTATACGAACTTCGATCTAAACGTCACCATGGGTCAGCTTCGCACGATATTAGTGTATGTAGTGGGCAACGCCAGAAGGCCCGGAGCCTATACGGTATCCTCACTTGCTACGCTGGTCAATGCGTTGCTAGTATCGGGTGGGCCTAGCAATACCGGCTCGATGCGCAACATAGAGGTCAGAAGAAACGGCAAGGTTATAACTACGTTTGATATGTACGATATGCTCCTTAAAGGGGATACCGCAAACGATATAAGACTCATGCCCGGAGACGTCATATTCATAGGCGAGGTTGGCCCCCTTGTTGGTGTGGTGGGTAACGTAAAAAGGCCGGGACTTTACGAAATCAAAGAAAGGATCAAACTTGGAGATCTCATCGACATGGCAGGTGGCCTTACGGGACAGTCCTTCAAGGGACGCGTGCAAATCATGCGAGTCGAGGACCGCCGCTACCTTACGCTCGTCGAAGGCGATTTGGACACCTTAGGCGCAGATTTTATGCAGAAATTTGCCGTACAGGACGGCGATATCGTGAGGCTTTTCCCGGTGGCTCGAAGCACAAGTACAGCACGCATAACGGGACCCGTAGCAACACCAGGTGAGTACGCCATAGAACCGGGCATAACAAGGCTTTCTGAAGTTATAAGCAGAGCAGGCGGGCTTAGCTACATGGCGTCAAATCAGGCCGAAATAACGAGGGTGACCGTGACACAACAGGGTCCCGTAACTCAACACCTGCTGGTTGACCTGGAAAAAGCGATGAAAGGCGACCCTAAAAACGACATTCCCCTTGAGATGAACGACTACATATTCGTCAGAGCCGTACCGGAATGGGATTTGTACGCAACCGTCACGATTTCAGGCGAGGTTAAATACCCAGGGACATATACCATAAAGAAAGGTGAGACCTTGTCCGATTTAATCGAGCGCGCCGGAGGATACACCAGCCGTGCCTTCTTGCAGGGGGCCATATTTACGAGAGAATCTGTTCGCATCTCGCAGCAGCAAAGCATAAACGAAATGGTACAACGTTTGGAAAGGGAGCTCTATACCGCAAGCACAGCTGGCGTTGCCTCTTCGTTAACGTCTGAGGATGCACGGTTAGTCGAGATGGAAACTCAGCAGAAGCGCAGGATGCTCGACGTATTAAGGCAGACTAGGGCTACAGGTCGTGTGGTCATTAGGCTTGAAGATCCACCAACTTTACTTAAAAAGACCCCTTATGACCTCGTGCTTGAGGAAGGCGACCGCCTCCACATACCTCGCGAGGCTCAGACGGTTAACGTAGCCGGCAACGTGCTAAATCCTTCATCCTTTGTGTATGAGCCCTACACAACTTATGAGTACTACATCCAAAAAGCCGGCGGCTACGGGACCAATGCCGACAGAGGCAAGGTGTATATACTAAAGGCCGACGGAAGCGCCGTGCGTGTCGGTCACTTAAAAAAACCGTCGTACCTTGAACGAGGCGATACCATAATAGTGCCTGAAAAAATCCAGGTAGTATCCGACCTCCGAAGAACAAGTGATTTAATTGACATTGTATATAAGACTGCTATAAGTGCCGCTGTAATCGTAGATGCTTTAGATAGCAACGACTAA
- a CDS encoding YjbH domain-containing protein: MSPSNGGITGLWEYPTAEILDDGQGRFGYTDANPYITYYLALGYLPNVELNFRITHVTNAPLNLEKYPRFGSYKDHEFDVKYLLLPQEGIRPAIAAGIMDISTTEHFKSYYVVGTYNIGQFAFTGGWASDRMGGVFGGISWQPYDWLELKGEYGSMDYSDDIFSGKRPITEVEADYNYGAIIKTSWADVSVSYQRGDELCIAIYRPFDLHDRPIFGNKKRPYQDAPLDNLKSWTEVDILDLVSELSVAISNRLGVRNVEVKADKASKNLLISYENVGYSSEAEAMARVLYLASHMIPWDTNTLVLRACVRGKPVTNVEIPGEHCALLRLNALRKEYSQEAMAYWANPTLKEDNGETWNYKTDLTAQDKDEHTYKAYVAYEPRILRSDYEDYDARWSVDVTYEWNSTHGQGGVFDIRIPIKRHGKEEDFAYEPWTNEKTRIWQAVFSNMERIDKNTFELYEAGWLDALWFGGNYWRRTYFDNGRYFTGIRLGLVHERDPEGFASLADDPICLYHDGCENIDLENDGWMGAALFQVGYHESRYDLDLMAEIGKFVDDDDSGFKLSMMRHWDDVGIGFYVTRADTLRAGKDYSFVGVELEIPTNIFFGSDTDYIWNQDIIMTGGWPYYTGRMPWHWKDPELMWGQLNPDRLVNNLYDRLEQGQNMAKEMKYSMQEGGNTYVP; encoded by the coding sequence ATGTCTCCATCAAATGGAGGCATTACGGGTCTTTGGGAGTACCCGACCGCCGAAATCTTGGATGACGGGCAAGGAAGGTTCGGCTACACCGATGCAAACCCTTACATCACATATTACCTTGCATTGGGGTACCTTCCAAACGTTGAGCTCAACTTTCGAATCACGCACGTCACTAATGCCCCCTTAAACTTGGAAAAGTACCCTCGTTTTGGCAGTTATAAGGACCATGAGTTTGACGTCAAATACCTTCTCTTGCCTCAGGAAGGCATCAGGCCAGCCATAGCGGCGGGCATCATGGACATTAGCACGACAGAGCATTTCAAGTCATATTATGTGGTTGGTACGTATAATATAGGCCAATTTGCATTCACGGGAGGCTGGGCCTCCGATCGTATGGGGGGCGTCTTTGGGGGGATATCGTGGCAGCCCTACGATTGGCTCGAACTAAAGGGCGAATACGGATCTATGGACTACAGCGACGACATATTTAGCGGGAAACGCCCCATAACAGAAGTCGAAGCCGATTACAACTACGGGGCCATCATTAAAACTTCCTGGGCTGATGTAAGCGTGAGCTATCAAAGGGGGGACGAGTTGTGCATTGCTATTTATCGTCCCTTTGATTTGCATGACCGCCCGATCTTTGGCAATAAGAAACGGCCCTATCAAGATGCTCCTTTAGATAATCTAAAATCATGGACAGAAGTCGATATTCTAGATCTAGTAAGCGAGCTTTCCGTGGCCATTTCAAACCGTTTAGGTGTTAGGAATGTAGAGGTAAAAGCCGACAAAGCAAGTAAAAATTTATTAATAAGCTATGAAAATGTTGGATACAGCTCGGAAGCCGAAGCCATGGCAAGGGTCCTGTATCTGGCCTCGCATATGATACCCTGGGATACCAATACTTTGGTGCTAAGAGCCTGCGTTCGGGGAAAACCCGTGACCAACGTCGAAATTCCAGGTGAACACTGCGCGCTATTGAGGTTAAATGCGCTTAGAAAGGAATACTCTCAAGAGGCAATGGCTTATTGGGCAAATCCGACCTTGAAAGAAGACAATGGCGAAACTTGGAATTACAAAACTGATCTGACTGCCCAGGATAAAGACGAACATACTTACAAGGCTTACGTTGCCTACGAGCCAAGGATCTTGCGGTCAGACTACGAAGATTATGACGCTCGCTGGAGCGTCGACGTGACTTATGAATGGAACTCCACCCATGGTCAGGGAGGTGTCTTTGACATTCGCATCCCCATAAAAAGACATGGCAAGGAAGAAGACTTCGCGTATGAACCATGGACCAACGAAAAGACAAGAATATGGCAGGCAGTATTCAGCAACATGGAGCGCATTGATAAGAACACTTTTGAGCTTTACGAAGCCGGATGGCTTGACGCTCTGTGGTTCGGCGGAAATTACTGGAGACGTACTTATTTCGATAATGGTCGTTATTTCACAGGAATAAGGCTTGGGCTGGTACACGAACGAGACCCCGAGGGCTTTGCATCCTTGGCAGATGACCCTATCTGTCTGTATCATGACGGATGTGAGAACATCGACTTGGAAAACGATGGCTGGATGGGAGCTGCTTTGTTTCAAGTTGGATATCACGAATCTCGCTACGATTTGGATCTCATGGCCGAGATCGGTAAATTTGTAGACGATGATGATAGCGGCTTCAAATTGTCGATGATGAGACATTGGGACGATGTTGGAATTGGTTTTTATGTAACACGAGCCGACACGTTGAGGGCAGGCAAGGATTATTCTTTCGTCGGAGTTGAACTAGAAATACCAACAAACATATTTTTTGGATCCGACACGGATTATATATGGAATCAGGATATAATAATGACTGGCGGTTGGCCATACTATACCGGTAGAATGCCATGGCACTGGAAAGATCCAGAGCTAATGTGGGGACAGCTTAACCCTGACAGACTAGTGAATAATTTATACGATAGGCTAGAGCAAGGTCAAAATATGGCCAAGGAGATGAAATACTCGATGCAAGAGGGAGGAAATACGTATGTACCGTAG
- a CDS encoding glycosyltransferase family 4 protein, which yields MKIAFDCSPLVKQKTGIGWYCYHLLEEFLNISEDEFSLFSFSLKSRKPDLPLGWKERPKTHYHFYAPLPRVSLSLLSKCFGEKASRPLMAAADVAHFTNFTAFPIRGAKTVLTVHDLAFLRFPRTIELKNYITLKACLRFSLDIADRVIVPSFSTKKDIVDFYKYPEEKIVVIPLGVNHDIYRPIADIHSLNAFKQKHSLGRYILFLGTLEPRKNATKLLDAYSILCKKMGVKQAPDLIFGGGRGWKNKAFEVKYQNLDKPIRNKIRFLGYLPQEELPLLYSGADVFVFPSLWEGFGLPPLEAMACGAPVVTSNVSSLPEVVGDAAILVDPNSAEEIADAIYQILIDEHLALRLKSAGLTQAAKFTWSNTALQTYQVYESTVKGSYV from the coding sequence GTGAAGATCGCCTTTGACTGCTCTCCTCTAGTGAAGCAAAAAACAGGCATTGGATGGTATTGTTATCATTTGTTGGAAGAGTTTCTTAATATCTCAGAAGACGAATTTTCATTGTTTTCTTTTAGTCTAAAATCTAGGAAACCCGATCTACCGCTTGGGTGGAAAGAAAGGCCAAAAACGCATTATCATTTTTATGCTCCTTTGCCTAGGGTTTCTCTCTCACTCTTATCTAAGTGCTTTGGTGAGAAAGCTTCTCGACCACTGATGGCCGCGGCAGATGTGGCTCATTTTACCAATTTTACAGCCTTTCCAATTAGAGGAGCCAAGACAGTTTTGACCGTTCACGATCTAGCCTTTCTTCGATTCCCAAGAACAATAGAACTCAAAAACTATATTACATTAAAGGCTTGTCTGCGATTTTCTTTGGATATTGCAGACCGGGTTATCGTTCCGTCATTTAGCACTAAAAAAGATATAGTTGATTTTTATAAGTATCCTGAAGAAAAAATAGTAGTTATACCTCTCGGCGTGAATCATGATATTTATAGGCCTATAGCGGATATACATTCGTTAAATGCTTTCAAGCAAAAACATTCATTAGGACGATATATCTTATTTTTGGGAACGTTGGAGCCGAGAAAAAATGCGACTAAATTGCTCGATGCTTACTCGATCTTGTGTAAAAAGATGGGAGTGAAACAAGCACCGGATTTGATCTTTGGGGGAGGAAGGGGGTGGAAAAATAAAGCCTTTGAAGTGAAATATCAAAATCTCGACAAACCCATCAGAAACAAGATCCGCTTTCTGGGATATTTGCCTCAAGAAGAATTACCCCTCCTATATTCGGGAGCTGACGTTTTTGTCTTTCCTTCTCTCTGGGAGGGATTCGGTTTGCCTCCCCTTGAGGCTATGGCCTGTGGCGCACCTGTTGTAACTTCTAATGTATCTTCTCTACCTGAGGTCGTAGGAGATGCTGCTATTCTAGTAGACCCCAACTCCGCTGAGGAGATTGCTGATGCTATATATCAAATATTGATTGATGAACATTTAGCATTAAGATTGAAATCTGCGGGTTTAACACAAGCAGCAAAGTTTACGTGGAGTAATACAGCTCTGCAAACTTATCAAGTATACGAAAGCACGGTAAAGGGTTCATATGTTTGA